Proteins encoded within one genomic window of Cucumis sativus cultivar 9930 chromosome 3, Cucumber_9930_V3, whole genome shotgun sequence:
- the LOC101214277 gene encoding ADP-ribosylation factor GTPase-activating protein AGD5 isoform X1 — protein sequence MNEKANVTKELNARHRKILEGLLKLPENRECADCKAKGPRWASVNLGIFICMQCSGIHRSLGVHISKVRSATLDTWLPEQVTFIQSMGNEKANSYWEAELPPNYDRVGIENFIRAKYEDKRWVSKDGKPRSPARVQEEKPAFHGQRPAERSVSGYSGHSENLFEERKRVQTHSVRESVPASRVSLPVPPRGPEQITSAPKPRQEQKPEPVVQQAEATKQTTNDAPTVSPPKVDYATDLFNMLSFDGPSDNGSAAGSTDDSTWAGFQSAEEASSAEKSGPAKPAEATAQSTSAIEDLFKDTTSVSSLVPEKPAKDVKTDIMSLFEKSSMVSPFAMHQQQLAMLAQQQSLLMAAAKSGDAKFSNPSHQQQLAMLAQQQSLLMAAAAKSAAGDAKFCNTQTSVPNGTNVPPQSWPNVAYPIPGLMMQIGAQAGPQTTVQAMNRGLANPVGSSVPYPTSSLYNLGQVSSVPVNGVTPTAKNKSQSTASVSSATPSQSGKEYDFSSLTQGMFSKH from the exons ATGAATGAAAAGGCCAACGTTACCAAAGAGCTCAACGCCCGCCACAGAAAG ATATTAGAAGGGCTTCTTAAGCTGCCAGAAAACAGGGAGTGTGCTGATTGCAAAGCTAA GGGACCACGATGGGCTAGTGTTAATTTAGGAATTTTTATATGTATGCAATGTTCTGGGATCCACAGAAGTCTTGGTGTTCACATTTCAAAG GTACGGTCTGCTACGTTGGATACTTGGCTTCCAGAGCAGGTTACTTTTATACAGT CAATGGGGAACGAGAAGGCAAACAGTTATTGGGAGGCAGAGCTGCCACCAAATTATGACAGAGTTGGGATTGAGAATTTTATTCGTGCAAA ATATGAAGACAAAAGATGGGTTTCTAAGGATGGCAAACCAAGATCACCAGCTCGAGTACAGGAGGAAAAACCTGCTTTTCATGGGCAGAGGCCGGCGGAAAGAAGTGTGTCAGGGTATTCAGGCCATTCTGAAAATTTGTTCGAGGAAAGGAAGAGAGTTCAAACTCATTCCGTGAGGGAGAGTGTACCTGCCTCGAGAGTTAGTCTTCCTGTTCCACCCAGAGGACCTGAACAA aTTACTTCAGCCCCCAAACCAAGACAGGAGCAAAAACCTGAACCAGTTGTACAGCAAGCTGAAGCAACAAAACAGACTACAAACGATGCACCAACTGTCTCTCCTCCAAAAGTTGATTATGCTACTGATCTTTTTAACATGCTATCCTTTGATGGCCCCTCTGATAATGGTTCAGCAGCAGGTTCCACAGATGATAGCACATGGGCTGGCTTCCAGt CGGCTGAAGAAGCATCGTCAGCAGAGAAATCTGGACCAGCAAAACCAGCTGAAGCCACTGCCCAATCCACTTCTGCAATTGAGGATCTTTTCAAAGATACAACTTCAGTTTCATCTTTAGTTCCTGAAAAACCTGCGAAAGATGTTAAAACTGATATAATGAGtctttttgaaaag TCCAGTATGGTCTCTCCATTTGCTATGCATCAACAACAACTTGCCATGCTAGCTCAGCAACAATCACTTCTCATGGCTGCAGCTAAATCTGGGGATGCAAAATTTAGCAATCCTTCTCATCAACAGCAACTTGCCATGCTAGCTCAGCAACAATCACTCCTCATGGCTGCCGCAGCCAAGTCAGCTGCTGGGGATGCAAAATTTTGCAATACTCAAACCTCTGTCCCCAATGGTACCAATGTTCCTCCTCAAAGTTGGCCAAATGTTGCCTACCCGATTCCTGGATTGATGATGCAAATAGGTGCCCAGGCTGGGCCGCAAACTACAGTGCAG GCAATGAACAGGGGGCTGGCAAATCCAGTTGGGAGTTCTGTTCCATATCCAACATCTAG CCTTTATAACCTCGGGCAAGTTTCTTCAGTGCCGGTAAATGGTGTGACGCCCACagcaaaaaataaatctcaatCAACAGCGTCAGTATCATCAGCTACTCCTTCGCAATCGGGAAAAGAGTACGATTTCTCCTCTTTAACACAAGgtatgttttcaaaacattgA
- the LOC101214277 gene encoding ADP-ribosylation factor GTPase-activating protein AGD5 isoform X2 → MQCSGIHRSLGVHISKVRSATLDTWLPEQVTFIQSMGNEKANSYWEAELPPNYDRVGIENFIRAKYEDKRWVSKDGKPRSPARVQEEKPAFHGQRPAERSVSGYSGHSENLFEERKRVQTHSVRESVPASRVSLPVPPRGPEQITSAPKPRQEQKPEPVVQQAEATKQTTNDAPTVSPPKVDYATDLFNMLSFDGPSDNGSAAGSTDDSTWAGFQSAEEASSAEKSGPAKPAEATAQSTSAIEDLFKDTTSVSSLVPEKPAKDVKTDIMSLFEKSSMVSPFAMHQQQLAMLAQQQSLLMAAAKSGDAKFSNPSHQQQLAMLAQQQSLLMAAAAKSAAGDAKFCNTQTSVPNGTNVPPQSWPNVAYPIPGLMMQIGAQAGPQTTVQAMNRGLANPVGSSVPYPTSSLYNLGQVSSVPVNGVTPTAKNKSQSTASVSSATPSQSGKEYDFSSLTQGMFSKH, encoded by the exons ATGCAATGTTCTGGGATCCACAGAAGTCTTGGTGTTCACATTTCAAAG GTACGGTCTGCTACGTTGGATACTTGGCTTCCAGAGCAGGTTACTTTTATACAGT CAATGGGGAACGAGAAGGCAAACAGTTATTGGGAGGCAGAGCTGCCACCAAATTATGACAGAGTTGGGATTGAGAATTTTATTCGTGCAAA ATATGAAGACAAAAGATGGGTTTCTAAGGATGGCAAACCAAGATCACCAGCTCGAGTACAGGAGGAAAAACCTGCTTTTCATGGGCAGAGGCCGGCGGAAAGAAGTGTGTCAGGGTATTCAGGCCATTCTGAAAATTTGTTCGAGGAAAGGAAGAGAGTTCAAACTCATTCCGTGAGGGAGAGTGTACCTGCCTCGAGAGTTAGTCTTCCTGTTCCACCCAGAGGACCTGAACAA aTTACTTCAGCCCCCAAACCAAGACAGGAGCAAAAACCTGAACCAGTTGTACAGCAAGCTGAAGCAACAAAACAGACTACAAACGATGCACCAACTGTCTCTCCTCCAAAAGTTGATTATGCTACTGATCTTTTTAACATGCTATCCTTTGATGGCCCCTCTGATAATGGTTCAGCAGCAGGTTCCACAGATGATAGCACATGGGCTGGCTTCCAGt CGGCTGAAGAAGCATCGTCAGCAGAGAAATCTGGACCAGCAAAACCAGCTGAAGCCACTGCCCAATCCACTTCTGCAATTGAGGATCTTTTCAAAGATACAACTTCAGTTTCATCTTTAGTTCCTGAAAAACCTGCGAAAGATGTTAAAACTGATATAATGAGtctttttgaaaag TCCAGTATGGTCTCTCCATTTGCTATGCATCAACAACAACTTGCCATGCTAGCTCAGCAACAATCACTTCTCATGGCTGCAGCTAAATCTGGGGATGCAAAATTTAGCAATCCTTCTCATCAACAGCAACTTGCCATGCTAGCTCAGCAACAATCACTCCTCATGGCTGCCGCAGCCAAGTCAGCTGCTGGGGATGCAAAATTTTGCAATACTCAAACCTCTGTCCCCAATGGTACCAATGTTCCTCCTCAAAGTTGGCCAAATGTTGCCTACCCGATTCCTGGATTGATGATGCAAATAGGTGCCCAGGCTGGGCCGCAAACTACAGTGCAG GCAATGAACAGGGGGCTGGCAAATCCAGTTGGGAGTTCTGTTCCATATCCAACATCTAG CCTTTATAACCTCGGGCAAGTTTCTTCAGTGCCGGTAAATGGTGTGACGCCCACagcaaaaaataaatctcaatCAACAGCGTCAGTATCATCAGCTACTCCTTCGCAATCGGGAAAAGAGTACGATTTCTCCTCTTTAACACAAGgtatgttttcaaaacattgA